The DNA segment ATGATGGGTAACATGGTTATGTCTCAGCAGGTTGCTACATCAGGAAACGCAGTTGTTCCCATGAACAATATGCGCCAAGGCAACTATATGGTTCGTGTCATAGATGGTAGCGCTGCTCAGGTGGCTCGAATCTCCATCAAGTAAACATGATTCACAAATAGGACTTCAATTCCTCCATGAGGCTTCGCTCCTAAATGGGCGGGGCCTCTTTTTTTTTGACCAACGAGGTAAAATCTCTGCGATATTTAACTTTTTATGCATGTATATGCATATTTGCATAAAAAGTTTGGCTAAACGCTGCAAAAACTAATAGGCTTTTTCTATATTACGACCCATGAAATTTTCAAAAGGTGTAAAAGACGGTCTGCCCATTGGCATTGGATACTTTGCTGTGTCCTTTGCCTTTGGTATCAACGCTGGCGCCGCTTTGAATTCCTGGCTGTTGGCAACCTTTATTTCCATGACCAACTTGACTTCTGCAGGTCAGTTTGCCGGTCTCAAGATTATGTCCAGCGCTACAGGTACTTTGATCGAACTTGCCATTGCCAGCTTCTTCATCAATCTCCGCTATTCCTTGATGGCTATTTCCCTTTCCCAAAAGGTGACTCCTAGTTTCAATACTGCAAAGCGTCTTTTGCTGGCTACCGGTATTACCGATGAAATTTATGCAGTCTCCATGGCCCAAAAGGAAAAGGTGAATCCGTTGTATTTCCTCGGTCTTATGACGCTTCCTTACATTGGCTGGAGTGGCGGTACATTGACTGGCGCCGTTTGCGGACAGATTCTCCCGGACATGGTGGTAAATGCTTTGGGCGTTGCCTTGTACGGAATGTTCATTGCCATCGTTGTTCCTCCCATGAAGTCTGATCGCCCCACTTTGATTGCCGTCCTTATTGCCATTGCCCTGAGCTTTGCTTTCTTCTATGCACCCGTGCTTCGCGATGTAAGTTCCGGCTTTGCCATTATCATTTGCGCAGTGGTTGCTTCCCTTGTTTGTGCAGCACTGTTCCCTGTGAAGGATAATGCAGGTGAGTCGAACAACTCCGACAATGAATCCACCTCTTCCAAGGAGACGGTGTAATGATCGACTTCAATACTTACATTGAATTCCTTGCAGTGATGGCTGGTGTCACTTACCTTTTGCGCGCGGTTCCCTTTGTTCTTTTGAAAAAGGAATTGAAGAGCCCCTTCTGGAAATCCTTCCTGGCCTACATTCCCTACACGGTTTTGAGTGCAATGACGGTGCCTGCAATTTTCTATGCTACCGAAAGCCGCCTTTCCGGCATTCTTGCCTTGGTGACTGCCACAATCGCTTCTTTGCTTGGCCGAGGCCTTGTAGTGGTTGCTGTGGTGGCTTGCGTTACCGTTCTTTTTGTAGACGGACTTCTGTAATCTCCAAAGTTTTCTAACTTAAGCCGTACTTATGTTGGAAGAACAGTGGAAAAAGATTAATGAACTTTGCGACAAGTTGTCCAAGGTCACCTACGAAAATCTGACGAAGATTATCCGTCTTAACCAGACGGGAAGTTCTTCTGCTGCACAAAAGCTGGATGACAGTTTCCAGAATGATATTGATGCCTGGATGGGTGGCGGCACTTGTTTCAGCATGACTTGGCATCTGTATCAAACCTTTACGGACATGGGCTTGAAACCTCGATTGGTGATGGGCCATAAGCGTAAGGAACGTAACATCCACTGCGCCCTCATTTTGCCCGACGAAGAACCCTCCGCATGTCATCCCGGCCTTGTGCCGGGATCTCCCTTCGCGGTCCCTGCCCGCGAATACCTTTTTGACCCGGGCTACTTGATTTTTGAACCCCTGCCTATTCCTCTTCCACCTCCCTTTGGAACAGGTTCTGCATTTTTTCCGTTGGTTCCCAACTGCGTGCGCCTAGACCGCCCCAACAACGAATCCATGGAACTTTGGACGGGTGGTGCTGGCGCTCCCATGAAGCTTCGTTTTGATTATCCGGTGGAAGGTGTTTCCGTAGAAGAATTCAAACAGCATTGGAACGAAAGCTTCTATCGCGAAATGATGACCTATCCGGTTCTTAATCGTCTGGATCGTGAAAAGGGAATTCAATATTATTACCAAAAAGGAAATTTGGTGACCCGTGATGCCAATGGATCCCGCATGGAAAAGATTGAAGCTCCGAACCGTGTTGAAACATTGAGCCGTATTTTTGGTCTAAAGCCGGAGCTTATTGACCAGGCATTGGGTATTTTGGACAAATAATTATATATTAGAAGAGTTCAATCTCAGGAGTATATATGAAAAAACTCGCTCTTTCTCTCTTGGCCGCAGCCTCCCTTTTCTTTATGGGTTGTGGTGCCTCCAAACTTGAAATGCAGGAACAGTCTTCCATGTGTGATGTCATGGTTGAAGTTCGTCAGGTACTGAATGACACCATTAGCTTGTATGTGGGAAATACGTTCTACCTCAATGCAAAGCAGGTTATTGCCGACGACATGTATCCTCTCTATGCAAGCACCCGCGACCCGGCTGAAATTGAAAAGCCCGCTGCAACCAATGTCATCAACAGCGACGAAGAATTCCTGAACTACCTCCGCCGTGCAGCTCCCCAGATGACTCAGATTGGTTTGGTTATCGGTTCTACGGCTGCAAACGAAATCGGTTTTGATGAAGGCGAAACTGTTGCAAAGATGACAAAGATTTTCCAGAAGATGGGTGGCGGTTCCTTGATCCTCTTCCATGATAATGCGGAAGGTGAACTCACCGACATGAAGAAATTGTTCTAGTCAAAACAGATTTTCTCAAAATAGAAGTGCCCAAAGCCTCTGCTTTGGGCATTTTTGCGTATAGTATGTCACGGTTTTTTGCAATGTAAAGAAAACCTTAAAAAACTGGTTTTTGAGAATGTATATTAAAATTCAATCGAAAAAGGTTAGGAGGTTTAATTATGAATAAAATGGTCAAGGCCACTCTTGTTAGCGCTGCTGTTGTCGCAGGCTGTTTCTTTAGCGCATGCTCGGAATCGACTCCGACTAACGGCGATGTTGCTGAATTGCCGCAGAGCGATTCTGAATCCCTTGTTGTCATGAGCAAGGCTGATCTGGATAAGATCAGTACATATGAGGACAGTCTTTGTGATGAAGATGATGCGTCCTGCGAAGAAGAAGATGTTTACCCGATGTTTTCGATTGTCGCCAAGAGGATTATGGATCCTCATGAAAGGGATAAATCTACTTACGAGATTTGCTATTACAAGGTTGAATCCCCGGACGCAGAAACAGTAGAGGTATGTCCGGCAAATCTTGACGGTTCCGACTTGTCGGTAAAATTCTACCTGGTTGCGGGTTTAACGTTTGCTGATTCAGGTTATGTCCTTGAATACGGTAAGGTATACTTTGGCGGCATCGACCTGACGGACGGAATTGTTGTTAGAAAGAATGCGGTTCAGCTCCCTCCGGGTCGTTTTACCTTGTGGATTTCTATCGATGATAACCTGAAAAAAATTGCCAGCTTCCGAATGTCGGCAACTGTGGATGTTGTTTCCGAAAATGCGGTCGCCCATTTCTTTGACGACGATGGCAAGGAAATTGTCGAGAGGCGTGCTGACTATGACTTTGTTGGGGAAGGTCTGCTTGCCGATGAACTGACCCTATCCAACCTTGTTCCGGTGTATGTTTCGGCTCTGTCGAGCACAGCAGATGGAAAACTGCTTATGAACCCGTATAATGCTGTGGACGTAGAATATACTTTGCATGTTGAAGAACCGGTCCATCTGTATAAACGTGTAGGTGGAGAATACAGCGAAATCTACCAATCAAGCGTTCTTAGAATTGGATCTTCCGGAGTTGACACTATTTACGTGGCTGCGTTCTCGAAGGATGTTGACGGTGAAACCCTTGATGCACACTTGAGTGTTGTCGGCGGAAACCGTACTGCGAATATAGTCTTCAAGAAACCGTAACTACTTCATTCGCTTCCATTCACGGCGTAGCATAAATATGCCGATGAAAGCTGTTCCCACGTCTGCAACGGGCTGTGCGCAGAACACGCCCGTAAGGCCGAAGAACAGGGGAAGAATCAACAAGAATGGAATAAACAAAATCAATTGACGGCAGGCGTTCAGGAACATGGAACGACCTGCCTTTCCTGTACCCTGGAAGAAGCTTCCTGCAATCATGCCGAAGGGGACCATGAAAATGGTGCAGGTAAAGAGACGCATGGCCTTGGCTGCCACTTGCTGCATTGTCAAGTCGCCGGGAGCAAAGGGAGCCACAAAGGCTTCGGCCTGCCACTGGACCAGGGCCCATGCGAGAATCATAAATGCCAAGGAATAGATGTAGGCGAACTTTACCACGCCCTTGACGCGGTCAAATAGCTTTGCTCCGTAATTAAAACCGATAATAGGTTGTGTTCCGTTGACGAATCCCAGTAGCGGCATTACGATGATGGAAACAATACTGTTCAGAATACCGAAGGCGGAAATGGCCATGTCGCCACCGCTCATGGTTTCTGTAGCTTTGAGGCTCTGGTTTCCGTAGGTGGTGAGGCTCCATGCCAGAATTGCGTTCATCAGGCTGTTGCAAATCTGCATCACGGAAGGGGGGAGGCCCAGGATGTAAATCTTGCGAACGTAGGGCCAGCGCAACTTCATGTAGCGACGGTTAATCTTGATGGGAGTGGTCTTCTTCAAGAAGAAGTGGGTAATCAAGAGGCTGCTGACCAGCTGGGAACAGATGGTTGCCCAGGCGGCGCCTTCAATACCCCAGTGCAACTTCATGATGAAAACGTAGTCCAAGATCACGTTGGTGCCCGCACCGATGATTTCTCGGAACATGGCTGTCTTGGGGTGGCCCATGGAACGGATAAAGTGGTTCATGCCCGGAGCCACCGTCTGGAAGACAGCGCCAAGCAAAATAATGCGCATGTAGCTTGTAGCCACCGGGAGGGTCTGGTCGCTGGCGCCAAAGAGGCGGAGCAACGGCTCCATGAAGGCTTCGCCCACGGCAAAAGCTCCCACGGCCATGATAATGAGCAATACGAAGGCGTTGTTCAGGATGATGGCGGCCTGTTCGTACTTCTTTTCCCCAAGACGGATGGAAAAGAGGGTGTTGGCGCCTACGCCTACGATCATGGACATGGCCATGATGAAAAGAGCGATGGGGAAGCAGAGGGTGATACCTGCGATACCCAGGCTACCAACGCCCTGGCCCACGAAAAAACGGTCCACTATATTATATAGGGCATTGACCACCATGCTGATGATGGCTGGTACTGAAAACTGCAGAACCAGCTTGGGAATGCTGGCGGTACCGAAGGATTTTAACTTATTTGAATGTAATTCGCTCATTTCGGGGCGCAAGATAGAAAAATAGCCCCCTGGTTGAAAGGGGCCTAAAATTCATGAAAAGCGCATTTTTGTTCAAAAATCGCGATTTTTAGGCGGTTGCGACCTGGTTTCTGCCGTTTTCCTTGGCAATATACAGCAATTTGTCGCATTCGGCGATCATCTGGTCGATTTTACCGATTTCTTCGCCCTGCTTGCTGCAGAGCCCCAGGGAGATTGTCACCGGAATGATGGTGTCCTTCCAGGAGAAACGGTGACGTTCCACGGCGGAACGGAGGCGTTCGGCGCTCTTTTTTGCGTCTTCCGGGCCGATTCCTGCCAGGAGAAGGACGAATTCCTCGCCACCATAGCGGGCCAGGAGGTCGGACTCGCGCTTTTCTTCCTTGAGGATGCGTGCGATTTCCTTGAGGACCATGTCTCCACACTGGTGGCCCCAGGTGTCGTTGACTCGCTTGAAATGGTCAGCGTCCACCATTATAGTATGTACAAAATAGTTGTTGCGACGTGCAAGAGCCAGTTCGCCCAGGCTACGGTCCATGAAGGTGCGGCGGTTGCTGATCTTGGTCAGGGGGTCCATGGTGGCGGCTTCGTACAGTTCTCGGTCAAAAGCTTCTTCAGACGGATCCTTGAAGTCCACCTTGAGCACCATCTTGCCAATCTGCAGACGATTATCGGAGTCCAACTGCATCTTTTGGACGGGGGAACCATCCACAAAGGTCCCGTTGGTGCTGCCCATGTCCTGTACAGTGACATTTCGGCCATCAAAGGTCAGGGAGCAGTGTTTGCGGCTCACAAGCTCGTCGTCCAGCTTGATGTCGGCGTCGGCGCCTCGACCAAGGACTACGGTCCCTTTTTCCAGGGGAATCTGCTTAAACTTGTTCTGGGGGTACAGGACGATCAGGTGCGGTCGCATTTCCACCGTGGAAAACTTAATAGTGTTATTACCGGCTGCGATAGTCTGGTCTAGGTCCTGCATTTGGGGTCTCCGAGTGTCTTACGAAATGGAAATCTAATATAATTTCTGCAAAAATATGTGATATTTGCACGTTTTCGCCAATTATTCACATTTTGTTTACAGAAAAAACCTTTTTTTTAACTATTCTTTGCAAAAATAATTGGCATTTTTGAAAAGAAAAGAATAGATTTCAACCCGGTGTGGCATTTCAAAAAGGCCGGTCTTTTTGCTATGCCGTTGTTGGAAGGTTTTACATCGATGGAAAAGAGAATTATGAAAAACACGAAAAACACCTTGCTTAAGTGGTTGCTTGGTACCAGCTTGCTCTTTGCTGGTGTGCAGAGCGTCTGCGCTGCATGTCTTGGTACCTTGCATTTCCAGAGACCTGATGATTGGAAGGTTGCTTATGTTACAATAAACACCGCCGTTCAGATTCCGGCCTCCACGCTCAATGCGACCACTGGTTTCTACGACTATGATTTGTCCAATACAAAGGCTCAAACCCAGGAACTTTACTTCGGCTTGCAGACAGCTCCTCCTCTGTCAGATCAGCAGGGCGGTTCGATTAATTATATTTTGGCCAATACGTGGAATGGCACAAACTCTAACGATCCAAATTTCATCGTGAATAACCGTAATACTCTCGGTATTAAGTGCCCGGGTGAAGGTAAGGATGTTTGGGTTATGGAAAACCCGAAGAAGCCTAATACCACCTTGGTTTCCTATACCAAGCCGGACCTTCATTACCTCTACGTTCTTGTTCCGGATGAAGAAGAATGGAAGTCTACTCCTCCGAAGGTTAGTCTTGACGGCTCCTTCGAAAATCGTAAGGCTATGAGTGTTGACACCCGCATGTGCGGTTGGTACTACTATGTCTGGATGAACGAAGAAGTTCCGGGCAGCATTCTTATTGTCCGTGATGACGACCCTGATTTGGAAGAAGCCATCGGCTTTGAAGGTGCTGGCGCATCTACCACCACTCCCATTCCGGCTGACATGCTTTTCTCTGCCTATGGCGAACGCCTTTACTTTGTGACCTCTCCTGAAGTTGCAGAAGAATATCCTGAATCTATGGCTGGTGAATTGTTCTCTGACAAGGATCCTGGCATTGAAGGTAACTGTAAGTATAGCTTGGCTGCACTCCTCTACGATACAGATGCCTCTATGCATGGCGCTTTCACCTGTGATGCTTACCCGGCTGTGGCTTCTAACGGTTGCTATAATGCTGGATCCAAGTATAACTACCCGGGTGCTGGTGCTGCAAATACGGTTCCCTGTATTGGTGTGACCAAGGGTATTGTTGCTGACATCTTGAACAAGGAAACAAAAAAGCCGACCTACAATGCTGCTAGTGGCTGCTTTGTTAGCCAGGAAGCTTTCGATGTGATGTTCAAGGAAACTCCGGGCGTGAACTTTA comes from the Fibrobacter sp. genome and includes:
- a CDS encoding AzlC family ABC transporter permease, with product MKFSKGVKDGLPIGIGYFAVSFAFGINAGAALNSWLLATFISMTNLTSAGQFAGLKIMSSATGTLIELAIASFFINLRYSLMAISLSQKVTPSFNTAKRLLLATGITDEIYAVSMAQKEKVNPLYFLGLMTLPYIGWSGGTLTGAVCGQILPDMVVNALGVALYGMFIAIVVPPMKSDRPTLIAVLIAIALSFAFFYAPVLRDVSSGFAIIICAVVASLVCAALFPVKDNAGESNNSDNESTSSKETV
- a CDS encoding AzlD domain-containing protein, yielding MIDFNTYIEFLAVMAGVTYLLRAVPFVLLKKELKSPFWKSFLAYIPYTVLSAMTVPAIFYATESRLSGILALVTATIASLLGRGLVVVAVVACVTVLFVDGLL
- a CDS encoding MATE family efflux transporter, whose product is MSELHSNKLKSFGTASIPKLVLQFSVPAIISMVVNALYNIVDRFFVGQGVGSLGIAGITLCFPIALFIMAMSMIVGVGANTLFSIRLGEKKYEQAAIILNNAFVLLIIMAVGAFAVGEAFMEPLLRLFGASDQTLPVATSYMRIILLGAVFQTVAPGMNHFIRSMGHPKTAMFREIIGAGTNVILDYVFIMKLHWGIEGAAWATICSQLVSSLLITHFFLKKTTPIKINRRYMKLRWPYVRKIYILGLPPSVMQICNSLMNAILAWSLTTYGNQSLKATETMSGGDMAISAFGILNSIVSIIVMPLLGFVNGTQPIIGFNYGAKLFDRVKGVVKFAYIYSLAFMILAWALVQWQAEAFVAPFAPGDLTMQQVAAKAMRLFTCTIFMVPFGMIAGSFFQGTGKAGRSMFLNACRQLILFIPFLLILPLFFGLTGVFCAQPVADVGTAFIGIFMLRREWKRMK
- a CDS encoding diguanylate cyclase, which gives rise to MQDLDQTIAAGNNTIKFSTVEMRPHLIVLYPQNKFKQIPLEKGTVVLGRGADADIKLDDELVSRKHCSLTFDGRNVTVQDMGSTNGTFVDGSPVQKMQLDSDNRLQIGKMVLKVDFKDPSEEAFDRELYEAATMDPLTKISNRRTFMDRSLGELALARRNNYFVHTIMVDADHFKRVNDTWGHQCGDMVLKEIARILKEEKRESDLLARYGGEEFVLLLAGIGPEDAKKSAERLRSAVERHRFSWKDTIIPVTISLGLCSKQGEEIGKIDQMIAECDKLLYIAKENGRNQVATA